The sequence GTCTCAACCGACGTTGTGTACTCCATTAAATATCAGTAATCGCGCGCACCGCGGGTTTATCCGCTAAAAGTATCACCTAAAGGATTAGGCCAGATGTTAAAAAAACTTGTTATATCTTCTGTATTCATGATGACGCTGGCCTTTTCCTTTGCGGCCAGTGCAACGATTCAAATTATGACGACCCGCGTGGCATTCAACGCCGGGGAGAAAGAACAAACGATTCGTATTAATAACGTCAGCAAAGCGCCTGAACTGGTTCAGGTGTGGCTTTCCAGCACCGATAAGAGTGACGGCATCGCCAAAGAAGATTTGCCTTTCTTTATCACCCCACCGGCGGCCAGAATTAACGGCCAAAAGGGGAAAGTTTTCCGCATATTCCAGACGGAAGGCGCCGCCGCGAAATATCCAAAAGATCGTGAAACGGTTCTGTGGCTCAATGTCCTGGATATTCCGCCTGAAATGGCGGAAGACGTAGATAAAAATCAGCTAAAGATGGCGTTCAGAACGCTGATTAAATTTTTCTATCGCCCGGTTGGTCTGAAAGGTAATCCGATGAAAGCGGCGGATGAATTAACCTGGCAATTGAAAAAAGCAGCCAACGGTTATGACGTCGTTGGAACAAATAATTCGCCTTTCCATGTAAGCATGACAAATGTCTGGCTCAGAGATGCTCAGGGTAAAGATGTCATGATTGATGGCGAGATGATCGCGCCATATAGCACGCTGGTATATCACTTCCCGCAGGTTAACGCCGTGCAGGGGAAAGGGACATTCCAATACAATTATATTACCGATCTGGGTGCCTATATTAAGCGCAC comes from Enterobacter kobei and encodes:
- a CDS encoding molecular chaperone, translated to MLKKLVISSVFMMTLAFSFAASATIQIMTTRVAFNAGEKEQTIRINNVSKAPELVQVWLSSTDKSDGIAKEDLPFFITPPAARINGQKGKVFRIFQTEGAAAKYPKDRETVLWLNVLDIPPEMAEDVDKNQLKMAFRTLIKFFYRPVGLKGNPMKAADELTWQLKKAANGYDVVGTNNSPFHVSMTNVWLRDAQGKDVMIDGEMIAPYSTLVYHFPQVNAVQGKGTFQYNYITDLGAYIKRTYNF